The Paenibacillus sp. FSL R7-0204 genome includes a region encoding these proteins:
- the corA gene encoding magnesium/cobalt transporter CorA — MKIRLVNAGVFTPIDNIEETLTAPAEGFYWIDADVEDLVELQPIYGLHDLAVEDCLSEEDQRPKLEIYESHYFIVVNSIRFDDEEIFLRALNVFLGRHYIITVTKQKIHELRVLKPVLWEQEVSTPDRFLYLLIDLVVDNFFSVGDRIEARIEKLEEDILMHTKKSHLSEIIGLRSEILWLKKMLGPQKEVINTLNKKDLRLIDDQLQKYFSDIYENAVKISETFETYRDLMGNLREAYQSSIANRANEIMRVFTAITTIFMPLTVITGIYGMNFDNIPEIHTEYGYYGVIAVMVTLGCGMLIIFRKKEWL; from the coding sequence ATGAAAATCCGGCTGGTGAATGCAGGGGTTTTTACGCCTATTGACAATATTGAAGAAACTTTAACCGCCCCTGCCGAGGGGTTCTACTGGATTGATGCCGATGTGGAGGACCTTGTAGAGCTTCAGCCTATATACGGCCTGCATGATCTGGCTGTGGAAGACTGTCTAAGCGAAGAGGATCAGCGTCCGAAGCTGGAGATTTATGAGAGTCATTATTTCATCGTGGTGAACAGCATCCGGTTCGATGATGAAGAAATTTTCCTCCGTGCGCTCAACGTGTTCCTTGGCAGACATTATATTATTACCGTTACGAAGCAGAAGATCCATGAGCTGCGCGTCCTGAAGCCCGTACTGTGGGAACAGGAGGTCAGTACGCCTGACCGCTTCCTGTATCTGCTGATCGACCTCGTTGTCGACAACTTCTTCTCGGTCGGTGACCGGATTGAAGCGCGGATCGAGAAGCTGGAGGAAGACATCCTCATGCATACCAAGAAATCGCATCTGAGCGAGATCATCGGTCTGCGCAGTGAGATTCTCTGGCTGAAGAAGATGCTCGGCCCGCAGAAGGAAGTTATCAACACGCTCAACAAAAAGGATCTCCGCCTGATCGACGATCAGCTGCAGAAGTATTTCAGCGATATCTATGAGAATGCGGTCAAGATCTCTGAAACCTTCGAAACGTACCGCGATCTCATGGGCAACTTACGCGAAGCTTATCAGTCCAGTATTGCGAACCGCGCCAATGAAATCATGCGTGTATTTACGGCAATTACCACCATATTCATGCCGCTGACCGTGATTACCGGGATCTACGGCATGAACTTTGACAATATCCCGGAGATCCACACCGAGTACGGCTACTATGGCGTCATTGCCGTCATGGTGACGCTAGGCTGCGGAATGCTCATTATCTTCCGTAAGAAGGAGTGGCTATGA